TTTAATACTATCATCCAAATTATTAAATATATGTTCAAAGTCTACAAATGTATAAATCTCTTTGTTTTTAATATTATACTTACAATTTCCATCAATTATATAGCTATTCTTTAGAAACGGCACCCTTTCTCAACCTGGACAAATATATTTCAGAAAACCATTTTAACTCTTTATCAAGTACATCCACAAAGCTAGGTATACCTTTGGTTATAGTCTCATCGCTTATCTCTTCAACTCTACCGTCATGAAAATAGTAAAACCTAACTATTTTCTTGTTTGCCTCTAGTATATTCTCTACTAATTCATCATTTTTTATTTCAAGAGAGTCTAGGAGTTTTATAATCTCTTCTGAGGTGGGTTTTAAAAAGGATAAAAATGCTAGAGTATAAAGTATTGTTTGGCTATGTGTGGTTATAACGAGTTTATTTGTGGTTGTTAATGCATAAAGGATAAGACCCATAAGTATTTGAAGCTTCTCGTGAAATTGTGATTCGGGTTCCTCATATAATACGATTTCTCTTTCTCTTAATGTGAGGAGTAAGCTTATAACTTCCATTATTGATGCAGAGACGAATCTCCAGGGAATAACCTTTTTCTCAATATAATATAGTTCTCCGTTTTCACTAAGCTTTACATTACCTGGAATTAATGGCTTTAAAATTCTATATATTTTGTCACCCTCTCCGAATCGTTTTAAAAGAGAAGAGGACTGAAGTACCCTAAAATAAAAGAATAACAGTTCTATAACATCTAAAAGTGAACCTGCTACCCACGCACTTTTTCTCAAAGCCTCCTCAAATTCGTCAGAAAGTACAAGTAGGTTATTAGTACTCTGGCTTATTCGTGAAATAATGTTAACAACTTCATATGCCACAAGTGACCTATTATAGGGTATGAGTAGTACATTGCTTATACTCTCTCTTTTGCTCATTTCTTTCCAGAATTCTAATTCTAATTTAGAGTAAATTCTTTTACCTATTTCTTCTACTATACCTTCAGCAATTACATGATATAGATAATCTCTGCAACTTTCTGATATACCTTCAATCGCTGTAAGAATCCGTGCATATCCTTTATTACCTATAATCTCAGCCTCAAAATTTACGCCTATCTCACCTAGTCTTTTTATTACTTTCTCATCGCACTCAGAAGGAGACACTATAGAAGTGAACTTTACGTTACCTTTTATCCCTCTTTCATACACCTTATGAGTTTTTATGAAATCAATAAAAGAAAAAGGCTCAAAAGTGAAGTCTCCTTCTGGAAGAGATTGCCTTATAAATAAGTCAGAGGGTGTGAAAATAAGCTTTACAGTTTTTTCATCAACGATTTCATAACTAATATTGAGGAGTCCGTATCCAGGTTTCTTACTTGATAATAGCTCCCATCCAAAAGTGTTTAATGAATAGTAAATAGCCCTTAAGACAGTTGATTTACCAGAGTTTGGGGGACCGAAGAAGACAGTTAGATCACCGAGTTCTATTTCACTCTCCTCACTGATAGGACCTAAGGACTTAATCCTAAGCTTCACAAGTAGTTCTCGAACTGAAAAGTTAAATATTTATCATATTAAGTGTGAGCTTTTTATATTGTAATGTTGGGTGTTATCAAAGGTAAGTAGTAATTAAATGTTCTTATAAAGAGCACAAAAGACACTCAATAATAAACCTTTAGATCATATTTTAAACATAGCAAAGATTATCACTTGAGCCCCCTAGACCTACATAATGAGTGGTTCTTAATTACTTTAGTTCATAAGGCTTATTATTATACTAAACACTCCAAAAATTATAAGTAGGTTGAAGGGTAAAAAGGTCTATTGGCTTAGGTTTTGCGGAATATTATAATAAACCATTTGATGCTAACTAGTGATAAGTAAAGCCTAATTTTGCATAGATAAGTATGAATTATGTGGAAGACTAAGGGGTTCTTTGCGATTCATTTTGGATCAGATAATTCATTGTACATTCACAATTGGAGAGACTAAGGAGTTTATACCACGGACTTAATGGAGATAATGACATATAATCAATTATTTCTTCATAAAATTATTCTAACTCTATGAGAAAATTATAACTAGAAAGGAAACCTGAATCACCCTACGGTATAAAGATTATAAAATAAGAACAGATTGAGATATTAATAAATAACGTAATTTATGAAAGCTTAATTATTTCTCTTTTTATTTTTATTTTATGGTAAGTTATTATGAGGTTGTAAGAAGTTTTAGCTGGAAGGAGATCGAAAAAACAATAGATATTTCATCACTAGTAGACCATGAGGGGGTAGCTGTAATTAGATTTAGTAAAGAAGGAAAAGAACAAATTACTTTCCAAGAACTTAAAGATAAAGCGTTAAGGCTTGCTTCTTATCTGAAGCATAT
The sequence above is drawn from the Sulfurisphaera tokodaii str. 7 genome and encodes:
- a CDS encoding AAA family ATPase — encoded protein: MKLRIKSLGPISEESEIELGDLTVFFGPPNSGKSTVLRAIYYSLNTFGWELLSSKKPGYGLLNISYEIVDEKTVKLIFTPSDLFIRQSLPEGDFTFEPFSFIDFIKTHKVYERGIKGNVKFTSIVSPSECDEKVIKRLGEIGVNFEAEIIGNKGYARILTAIEGISESCRDYLYHVIAEGIVEEIGKRIYSKLELEFWKEMSKRESISNVLLIPYNRSLVAYEVVNIISRISQSTNNLLVLSDEFEEALRKSAWVAGSLLDVIELLFFYFRVLQSSSLLKRFGEGDKIYRILKPLIPGNVKLSENGELYYIEKKVIPWRFVSASIMEVISLLLTLREREIVLYEEPESQFHEKLQILMGLILYALTTTNKLVITTHSQTILYTLAFLSFLKPTSEEIIKLLDSLEIKNDELVENILEANKKIVRFYYFHDGRVEEISDETITKGIPSFVDVLDKELKWFSEIYLSRLRKGAVSKE